A region of Candidatus Yanofskybacteria bacterium DNA encodes the following proteins:
- a CDS encoding pyrophosphatase has product MKKIKRKTQIEQLTDKAKIIVRMYKEQYPDVKMDRDYFPFKITEEWGECLQTYLMLTDRGRQKGKSKKEIQDLFANEFADMFAYLLLFAESEGVDPVKAMTKKWFSYLKK; this is encoded by the coding sequence ATGAAGAAAATAAAAAGAAAAACGCAGATAGAACAGCTGACAGATAAGGCAAAAATTATCGTAAGGATGTATAAGGAGCAATATCCAGATGTAAAGATGGATAGAGATTATTTTCCATTTAAAATTACCGAAGAATGGGGTGAGTGCTTACAGACGTATCTAATGCTGACAGATCGCGGGAGACAAAAGGGTAAAAGTAAAAAGGAGATACAAGACCTTTTCGCGAACGAATTTGCCGACATGTTCGCCTATTTACTTCTTTTCGCCGAAAGTGAGGGCGTTGATCCGGTAAAGGCAATGACCAAGAAGTGGTTCTCGTATTTAAAGAAATAA
- a CDS encoding aminoacetone oxidase family FAD-binding enzyme codes for MQDNKQWDVVVIGGGPAGMMAAGRAAERGRSVLLLEKNPVLGKKLLITGGGRCNVTNNKPEIRTMLSQYKESDKFLFSAFSQFGVTETLKFFNDRGMVTKEEAEGRVFPVSNKSKSVLDVLVQYMKIGGIEVRTDSDVAGLAVDEADKQMIVILADGSKIFAQSCVVATGGVSHPETGSTGEGFQWLEKLGHKIVKNDMALVPIALKDSWVESLAGVTLSHIKLTTYKNGAKQAAHKGKMLFTHVGISGPVVLNMSREVGELLHDSEGSAYAKSFENDVVITLDLFPSEDMGALRQRIQTVLVEQSNKKIKNSLSELIAPALVDTILMLSHIDGETPNHSVRTEDRKILVAILKSVSMSVAGLLGKEKAIVSSGGVALEEVDFKTMQSRLISQLYLVGDVLDVDRPSGGYSLQLCWTTGYVAGSHC; via the coding sequence GGAAAGAAGTTGCTGATCACTGGTGGCGGAAGATGCAATGTTACCAATAATAAGCCTGAGATTCGGACGATGCTTTCGCAATACAAGGAAAGTGACAAGTTCTTGTTCTCTGCTTTCTCTCAGTTCGGCGTTACGGAGACTTTAAAATTTTTTAATGATCGCGGCATGGTCACCAAAGAGGAGGCTGAAGGTAGGGTATTCCCGGTTTCAAACAAATCGAAGAGTGTATTGGACGTACTCGTCCAATACATGAAGATTGGTGGCATAGAAGTACGTACCGATTCTGATGTTGCAGGGTTGGCCGTCGATGAGGCGGACAAGCAGATGATCGTAATTCTTGCTGATGGTTCAAAAATATTTGCTCAGTCCTGCGTCGTGGCCACGGGTGGCGTGTCCCACCCCGAGACTGGTTCCACCGGCGAGGGATTTCAATGGCTAGAAAAGTTAGGCCACAAGATAGTCAAGAACGATATGGCCTTGGTGCCCATTGCGCTCAAGGATTCTTGGGTAGAGAGTTTGGCCGGAGTAACACTGAGTCATATTAAGCTAACGACATACAAGAACGGCGCAAAGCAGGCAGCACACAAAGGTAAGATGCTATTTACGCACGTCGGCATAAGCGGGCCCGTGGTTTTAAATATGAGTCGAGAGGTGGGAGAATTATTGCATGACTCTGAAGGATCAGCGTATGCAAAATCTTTTGAAAATGATGTCGTGATCACGCTAGATCTATTTCCATCGGAAGATATGGGCGCATTGAGGCAGAGAATCCAGACCGTTTTAGTCGAGCAGAGCAACAAGAAAATCAAGAACTCACTTTCTGAATTAATAGCTCCGGCTCTTGTCGATACGATTCTAATGCTCAGCCACATAGACGGCGAAACGCCGAATCACAGCGTTCGCACCGAGGACCGAAAAATACTCGTCGCGATTCTTAAGTCCGTATCCATGAGCGTGGCCGGATTACTTGGCAAAGAGAAGGCGATAGTGTCGTCCGGCGGTGTAGCACTGGAAGAAGTTGACTTCAAAACGATGCAGTCTAGGCTCATCTCACAATTGTACTTGGTAGGCGATGTCCTCGACGTTGATCGCCCTTCGGGCGGCTACAGCCTCCAGCTTTGCTGGACTACCGGCTATGTCGCCGGAAGCCACTGCTAA